A stretch of the Clostridium botulinum genome encodes the following:
- the recD2 gene encoding SF1B family DNA helicase RecD2, whose translation MSELNGTVEGIVFKNESNGYVVAYLKEKKKKITITGCIPYIIEGQNLKLQGEWVNHPHFGQQFKVTACEEIVPNSLEGIEKYLSSGIISGIGPITAKKIVEHFKEETLEILDENIERLKEIDGIGSKKIETIAKSYSKQREVRNIMVFLQTYGVTAKQCVKIHKKYGKDSINVVKENPYTLTENISGIGFKTADKIARNLGIEGNSPFRIQCGVGYIVNQFCGMGNTYMPLEKLLKESKDILGVQENEIINNIQESVLNGKLKVENINKEECVFTMPYYYCELSVTSKILTLSTNSYDDINIDVDLEIEEFEGINNIKFAKTQIEAIKGAFENGIEIITGGPGTGKTTIIKCITEIFENASMTVFMAAPTGRAAKRMSEATGRESKTIHRLLELGFNNDDDMEFLRTEESPLQCDVLIIDEASMIDILLMNNLLKAIPMGTRLIIVGDADQLPSVGPGNVLRDLIESKCVKVARLRDIFRQAEESMIVVNAHKINNGEMPILNKKGKDFYFLNSQNQDKILDTLVGLIDTRLPKFNNNWNKIKDIQILSPMRKGTLGIENLNSRLQEILNPKSKQKSELEFRDIIFRVGDKVMQTKNNYNLKWNSISSDSNEEGVGVFNGDVGYVIGVSEDKITVVFDEDKQVVYENMYLDELELAYAMTVHKSQGSEFPVVIMPMFMGPQLLMNKNLFYTGITRAKQMVVLVGLYKAVNFMINNNRSFDRYSALKWRILNILEGEVQESI comes from the coding sequence ATGTCTGAGTTAAATGGAACGGTAGAAGGTATAGTATTTAAAAATGAAAGTAATGGATATGTAGTTGCGTATTTAAAAGAGAAAAAAAAGAAAATAACAATAACAGGATGCATACCGTATATAATAGAAGGTCAAAATTTAAAGTTGCAAGGGGAGTGGGTTAATCATCCTCATTTTGGACAACAATTTAAAGTTACTGCATGTGAAGAGATAGTACCAAATTCTCTGGAAGGAATAGAAAAATACCTATCTTCAGGAATAATATCAGGAATAGGACCTATAACTGCAAAAAAAATTGTAGAACATTTTAAAGAAGAAACTTTAGAAATATTAGATGAGAATATTGAAAGATTAAAAGAAATTGATGGTATAGGTTCAAAAAAAATAGAGACTATAGCAAAATCATATTCAAAGCAAAGAGAAGTAAGAAACATAATGGTTTTTTTACAAACTTATGGAGTAACAGCCAAACAATGTGTTAAAATTCACAAAAAATATGGTAAAGATTCTATAAATGTAGTTAAAGAAAACCCTTATACTTTGACAGAAAATATATCTGGAATAGGTTTTAAAACTGCCGATAAAATAGCGAGAAATTTGGGTATAGAGGGTAATTCACCATTTAGAATACAATGTGGAGTTGGATATATAGTAAATCAATTTTGTGGTATGGGAAATACATATATGCCCTTAGAAAAATTATTAAAAGAATCTAAAGATATACTTGGGGTTCAAGAAAATGAAATAATAAATAATATACAAGAGTCTGTACTTAATGGAAAACTAAAGGTAGAAAACATAAATAAAGAAGAGTGTGTTTTTACAATGCCATACTATTATTGTGAGTTATCAGTTACAAGCAAAATATTAACGTTAAGTACAAATAGTTATGATGATATAAATATAGATGTAGATTTAGAAATAGAGGAATTTGAAGGAATTAATAATATAAAATTTGCTAAAACTCAAATAGAAGCCATAAAGGGTGCCTTTGAAAATGGTATTGAAATAATAACTGGTGGTCCTGGAACAGGAAAAACAACAATAATAAAATGTATAACAGAGATATTTGAAAATGCATCTATGACAGTGTTTATGGCGGCTCCGACAGGTAGAGCAGCAAAGAGGATGAGTGAGGCTACAGGAAGAGAATCTAAAACTATACATAGATTATTGGAACTTGGATTTAATAATGATGATGATATGGAGTTTTTAAGAACAGAAGAATCACCACTACAGTGTGATGTTCTTATAATTGATGAAGCTTCTATGATAGATATTTTGCTTATGAATAATCTTTTAAAGGCAATTCCGATGGGAACAAGATTGATTATTGTTGGAGATGCAGATCAGCTTCCATCAGTGGGTCCTGGTAATGTATTAAGAGATTTAATAGAAAGTAAGTGTGTAAAAGTAGCGAGATTAAGGGACATTTTTAGGCAAGCAGAAGAAAGTATGATTGTGGTTAATGCACATAAAATTAATAATGGAGAAATGCCTATATTAAATAAGAAGGGAAAAGATTTTTATTTTCTAAATTCACAAAATCAAGATAAAATTTTAGATACTTTGGTAGGACTTATAGATACTAGACTTCCTAAGTTTAATAATAATTGGAATAAAATAAAAGACATACAGATACTTTCGCCGATGAGAAAGGGAACTTTAGGAATAGAAAATTTAAATAGCAGACTACAAGAAATTTTAAATCCTAAATCTAAGCAAAAAAGTGAATTAGAGTTTAGAGATATTATTTTTAGAGTTGGCGATAAAGTAATGCAGACTAAAAATAATTATAATTTAAAATGGAATTCCATTAGTAGCGATAGCAATGAAGAAGGGGTCGGAGTATTTAATGGAGATGTAGGATATGTAATAGGAGTTAGTGAAGATAAGATAACTGTGGTTTTTGATGAAGATAAGCAAGTAGTATATGAAAATATGTACTTAGATGAACTAGAACTTGCATATGCTATGACAGTACATAAAAGTCAAGGAAGTGAATTTCCTGTGGTAATTATGCCTATGTTTATGGGACCACAATTACTTATGAATAAAAATTTATTTTATACAGGTATTACAAGAGCTAAACAGATGGTAGTTTTAGTTGGACTTTATAAGGCGGTAAATTTTATGATAAATAATAATAGAAGTTTTGATAGATATTCTGCACTAAAGTGGAGGATATTAAATATATTAGAGGGAGAAGTTCAAGAAAGTATATAA
- a CDS encoding ComF family protein has translation MGNGVIKYIKYILKCVLNLIYSTGEKCILCGKNLEEGKVLCTNCIRDIKVCNNVVKLTHEDYIFNCYSSVYYSGNVKELILKLKYKSEFISGKAFINYMMDTIDIHHIKFDIITYVPSSKKALKERGYNQGEYLAKLVAEKTNKKVVKVLEKSKKTKDQIGLTKNQRWENLKNSFKCVDINKIQGKNILLVDDVLTTGATTFYCSKEMILNGAKDVSILTVAKSTL, from the coding sequence ATGGGAAATGGAGTTATTAAATATATAAAATATATATTAAAATGTGTTTTAAATTTAATATACAGTACTGGGGAAAAGTGCATACTTTGTGGAAAAAATTTAGAAGAAGGTAAGGTGCTGTGTACAAATTGTATAAGAGATATAAAAGTATGTAACAATGTTGTAAAACTTACACATGAAGATTACATATTTAATTGTTATAGTTCAGTATATTATTCAGGAAATGTGAAAGAATTAATACTAAAATTAAAATACAAAAGTGAGTTTATTTCAGGAAAAGCCTTTATAAACTATATGATGGATACAATAGATATTCATCATATAAAATTTGATATTATAACATATGTGCCATCTTCTAAAAAAGCTTTAAAAGAACGAGGATATAATCAAGGAGAATATTTAGCTAAGTTGGTTGCAGAAAAAACTAATAAAAAGGTTGTAAAGGTATTAGAAAAAAGTAAAAAAACTAAAGATCAAATAGGATTAACTAAAAATCAGCGATGGGAAAATTTAAAGAATTCATTTAAATGTGTAGATATAAATAAAATACAAGGTAAAAACATATTATTAGTAGATGATGTTTTAACTACAGGAGCCACTACGTTTTATTGTTCAAAAGAAATGATTTTAAATGGAGCTAAAGATGTGAGCATATTAACAGTAGCAAAAAGTACTTTATAA
- the hpf gene encoding ribosome hibernation-promoting factor, HPF/YfiA family — MNIKVIGKNIEVTKGLREAVERKLSKLDKYFDPSVKVITTLSVQKSRQIVEVTIPFNGVILRAEEANIDMYAAIDLVLEKLERQIRKQKTKLEKRKHGDALKFQFIPEYVPKDAEDNVESKIVKTKRFAIKPMSNEEAVLQMELLGHNFFVFRNSDTDEVNVLYKRKDGQYGLIEPEF, encoded by the coding sequence ATGAACATAAAAGTTATTGGAAAGAATATCGAAGTAACAAAAGGATTGAGGGAAGCAGTTGAAAGAAAATTATCTAAATTAGATAAATATTTTGATCCGAGTGTAAAAGTCATAACTACCCTAAGTGTACAAAAGAGTAGACAAATAGTAGAAGTTACTATACCTTTTAATGGAGTAATATTAAGGGCAGAGGAAGCTAATATTGATATGTATGCTGCCATAGATTTAGTTTTAGAAAAATTAGAAAGGCAAATAAGAAAACAAAAGACTAAATTAGAGAAAAGAAAACATGGAGATGCTCTAAAATTTCAATTTATACCTGAATATGTTCCAAAAGATGCAGAAGATAATGTAGAATCAAAAATAGTTAAAACTAAAAGATTTGCAATAAAACCAATGAGTAATGAAGAAGCCGTTCTACAAATGGAACTTTTAGGACACAACTTCTTTGTATTTAGAAACAGTGATACAGATGAAGTTAATGTTTTATATAAAAGAAAAGATGGTCAATACGGATTAATAGAACCTGAGTTTTAA